From the Deltaproteobacteria bacterium genome, one window contains:
- the lipA gene encoding lipoyl synthase has protein sequence MAAVGPQQALEVLDWGLLDYGEALERQEALVGERVAGTSPDRLVLVEHPPVVTVGRSGDTHDLLLSQEQLVRRGVAVHFVSRGGQATYHGPGQMVAYPIIRLGKRDLHLYLDTLLEAAAEVLRIFGIEPQFKERRPGLWAGSGKIASVGIAVRRWVTYHGLAFNVNTDVDPFGLIVPCGSPGQPITSMARVLGRPVDMERVKEHFVGAFRKAFGYREHSAPECQTGKHPEWLVRRAPDTAAMGRMERRLGEMRLATVCQSAECPNQGECFARGTATFMILGDRCTRRCRFCAVTKAVPEIPDPDEPARVARAAFEMRLRHVVVTSVTRDDLPDGGAGQFVSTIRRIRASCPEATVETLIPDFQGSVAALETVVAAWPDMLNHNVETVARLYPVVRPRADYRRSLSILEYASTRGLKVKSGLMLGLGETDGELLETLVDLKRAGCRYLTLGQYLAPSGEHIPVARYVSPEAFDRWAEAARNMGFLGVAAGPLVRSSYRAENMMDLSPKRKGENRYGQEEIHCGAGNRH, from the coding sequence ATGGCTGCCGTCGGACCGCAACAGGCGCTGGAAGTACTCGACTGGGGACTGCTGGACTATGGGGAAGCCCTCGAGCGGCAGGAAGCGCTCGTCGGCGAGCGGGTGGCCGGGACCTCTCCCGACCGTCTGGTGCTCGTGGAACATCCGCCCGTCGTTACGGTGGGAAGGAGCGGCGATACGCACGACCTGCTGCTGTCCCAAGAGCAACTCGTGCGACGAGGAGTGGCGGTCCACTTCGTGAGTCGAGGCGGCCAGGCCACGTATCACGGGCCCGGTCAGATGGTGGCCTACCCGATCATACGGCTGGGGAAACGAGATTTGCACCTGTACCTCGATACCTTGTTGGAGGCGGCGGCGGAAGTGCTCCGCATCTTCGGTATCGAACCGCAATTCAAGGAACGAAGGCCCGGCCTGTGGGCGGGTTCCGGTAAAATAGCCAGTGTAGGCATTGCCGTGCGGAGGTGGGTCACCTACCACGGCCTGGCCTTTAACGTGAACACCGATGTGGATCCCTTCGGGCTCATCGTACCTTGCGGAAGTCCGGGGCAACCCATCACCTCGATGGCCCGGGTTCTGGGTCGTCCCGTCGATATGGAACGAGTTAAGGAGCATTTTGTCGGCGCGTTCCGCAAGGCCTTCGGATACAGGGAACACTCGGCTCCGGAGTGCCAAACCGGAAAGCACCCGGAGTGGCTCGTCCGCCGCGCTCCCGACACTGCGGCCATGGGACGCATGGAGCGCAGGCTTGGGGAAATGCGCCTGGCCACGGTGTGTCAGAGCGCCGAGTGTCCCAATCAGGGCGAATGCTTTGCCAGGGGTACGGCCACCTTTATGATATTGGGGGACCGCTGTACCCGGCGATGCCGTTTTTGCGCCGTAACCAAGGCCGTTCCCGAAATCCCGGACCCGGACGAGCCGGCGAGAGTGGCCCGCGCGGCCTTCGAAATGCGGCTTCGGCATGTGGTGGTCACTTCCGTCACCCGGGACGACCTGCCCGATGGCGGCGCGGGACAGTTCGTGTCCACTATCCGGCGGATTCGGGCGTCATGCCCGGAGGCCACGGTCGAAACGCTGATTCCGGATTTTCAGGGCTCGGTGGCGGCATTGGAAACCGTGGTTGCGGCCTGGCCCGACATGCTCAATCACAATGTCGAGACCGTGGCCCGGTTGTATCCCGTCGTCCGTCCGCGGGCCGATTATCGCCGTTCCCTCTCCATACTGGAATACGCTTCGACAAGAGGGCTGAAGGTTAAGTCGGGCCTCATGCTCGGCCTCGGAGAAACGGACGGCGAGCTCCTGGAAACGCTTGTGGATCTCAAGCGCGCGGGTTGCCGGTACCTGACGTTGGGGCAATACCTCGCGCCATCCGGGGAACACATTCCCGTGGCCCGGTACGTCTCACCCGAGGCGTTCGACCGATGGGCCGAGGCGGCCCGCAACATGGGTTTTCTGGGAGTAGCCGCCGGGCCGCTGGTGCGGAGTTCGTACCGAGCTGAAAACATGATGGATTTGTCTCCGAAACGGAAAGGTGAGAATAGATATGGCCAGGAAGAGATTCATTGTGGAGCTGGGAACAGGCATTGA
- the lpdA gene encoding dihydrolipoyl dehydrogenase, which produces MYDVVVIGGGPGGYAAAIRASQLGGRVALVEAGDMGGTCVNRGCIPTKVWHEAAAMLRSFRMAEAFGIKSAVEGLNLTDLRARKNGVASDIRMGMEALLANNGIEVIRGRAVLRNPREIDADGKKLETRKTILATGGSLVVPDIPGLEEAAVGTDRLLDMTDAPASVLLCGDGLIEVELASTLSIFGVRIVLATESRRLLPREDQETGQRVSQGLLDLGVELHRKARIESVEASGGGFKVNLSGSDQTSVTVDRVVISGRKPNSARLGLDQVGIRVNDDGSVWVNDRLETSKPEVYAVGDVTGGWMLSHAASSMGVTAAENAMGKSGKYPFHLVPRVAWSFPEMGAVGLSEEEAEEKDLEVNVGDFPYAINGLAMARDEAAGAVKIVSDARYGEILGVHIVGACATELIGEAVLAMSLECTVQELARNIRAHPTYSETIVDASRAALNWALYLPKR; this is translated from the coding sequence ATGTACGACGTGGTGGTTATCGGCGGGGGGCCCGGTGGATACGCAGCGGCGATCCGGGCTTCTCAACTCGGAGGGAGAGTAGCTCTGGTCGAAGCGGGAGACATGGGCGGGACGTGCGTGAACAGGGGCTGCATTCCCACCAAGGTATGGCACGAGGCCGCTGCAATGCTTCGTTCCTTCCGCATGGCGGAAGCCTTTGGAATCAAGTCCGCGGTTGAAGGGCTCAACCTGACGGACCTTCGCGCCAGGAAGAACGGGGTCGCGAGTGATATCCGGATGGGAATGGAAGCGCTCCTCGCCAATAACGGGATCGAGGTCATTAGGGGGCGCGCCGTGCTGCGAAATCCCCGCGAGATCGATGCGGACGGAAAGAAACTGGAAACCCGAAAGACCATTCTGGCCACGGGCGGCAGCCTTGTCGTGCCGGACATCCCGGGCCTCGAGGAAGCCGCCGTGGGAACGGATCGGTTGCTCGATATGACCGATGCTCCGGCTTCGGTGCTCCTCTGCGGCGATGGCCTCATCGAAGTGGAATTGGCGAGTACTCTGAGCATCTTCGGAGTGCGGATCGTCCTGGCCACCGAGAGCCGCAGGTTGCTTCCCCGCGAGGATCAGGAAACCGGTCAGCGGGTATCCCAGGGCCTCCTCGACCTGGGCGTCGAGCTTCATCGTAAGGCGCGTATCGAGTCCGTGGAAGCATCGGGCGGGGGCTTCAAGGTGAACCTGTCCGGCTCCGACCAGACTTCGGTGACCGTGGATCGGGTAGTGATTTCCGGCAGGAAGCCGAATTCGGCCCGTTTGGGGCTCGATCAGGTCGGGATTCGCGTGAACGACGACGGCAGCGTGTGGGTGAACGATCGGCTGGAAACGTCCAAACCCGAGGTCTATGCCGTTGGCGACGTTACCGGAGGCTGGATGCTCAGCCACGCGGCTTCGTCCATGGGAGTCACGGCGGCTGAAAACGCCATGGGAAAAAGTGGAAAGTATCCTTTTCACCTCGTTCCCCGGGTGGCTTGGTCCTTTCCGGAAATGGGCGCCGTCGGCCTATCCGAAGAGGAAGCCGAGGAAAAGGATCTGGAGGTTAATGTGGGCGATTTCCCATACGCCATCAATGGATTGGCCATGGCCCGCGATGAAGCGGCCGGCGCCGTCAAGATTGTTTCGGACGCCCGCTACGGCGAGATCCTGGGAGTTCACATTGTGGGCGCCTGCGCTACGGAGCTGATCGGAGAGGCCGTTCTGGCCATGAGTCTCGAGTGCACGGTTCAGGAACTCGCTCGAAACATCCGCGCGCACCCGACCTATTCGGAAACCATAGTGGACGCTTCCCGGGCCGCCTTGAACTGGGCTCTGTATCTTCCCAAACGGTAG